CGTCAGGTGCTTCAAAACGGCGTAAGCCTCAGACTAAAAAAGCGAAGGAGCAGGAGCAATGAAATCGTTAGTGTCTTTGTGTTTCGCCAGTGTGATGCTGGTGCTGCCCACGCTGGCGCAGGCTAATCGTGGCGGAACAGATATTGTGGTTCCTGTTCCACCGGAAGTGTGGGGCGCAGGGACGACGGTGCGTGAGCAAAATAACACCTGCCTGCGCTGCTGCGTATATGAAAATCGGAACTATTCTGAGGGCGCGGTGGTAAAGGTCGAAGGGGTGATTCTGCAATGCGTGCGGGACAAGCAAACGCTGGGAACGAATAACCTGATATGGCAGTTGGTTAAGTAATAACTGTGCGTTAAAAAGCACGACTACTTCTGCGAATTTTAATCACCGCTGTGACTTTGATGCGCAGCGGTGATGTTATTTTTACTACGCATTACGTCTACAACGCATTGCCTTTACAGCGAAAATCGCTACAACGAAAACTGTGCCCAGATCGGTGCATGGTCGGACGGTTTTTCCATTCCTCGAATATCGTAATCAATACCGGTAGCGACGCAGCGTTCGGCCAGGAATGTACTGGCGAG
The nucleotide sequence above comes from Pectobacterium brasiliense. Encoded proteins:
- a CDS encoding YnjH family protein, which gives rise to MKSLVSLCFASVMLVLPTLAQANRGGTDIVVPVPPEVWGAGTTVREQNNTCLRCCVYENRNYSEGAVVKVEGVILQCVRDKQTLGTNNLIWQLVK